A portion of the Actomonas aquatica genome contains these proteins:
- the hprK gene encoding HPr(Ser) kinase/phosphatase — translation MHRSISGITVDHFFSTYRGKLKLELIAGEKGLHRLIKEGAINRPALALTGFFKFFANKRIQVFGAAEMTYLKSLPREKQEEVLRGMARRSVPCFVLTRNYNATRAMLDVCRELKLPIMRTPMITRHWVNAATLCVDNEFAPSTTEHATMLDVKGIGVLLRGDSGVGKSECALALIERGYSLVADDMTQIKLVDERELIASGPPLNRGYMEVRGIGIINVAEMFGVKNVRMEKRVDLVVSLHEWTPDVVEERTGLEENHYKILGMDIPMVDLYVRPGRDIARLVEVAALVQALKDMGHDPAKEFNDRLIAHMAGDSEPSNITRL, via the coding sequence ATGCACCGTTCCATCTCCGGCATCACCGTCGACCACTTCTTCTCCACCTATCGCGGGAAGCTTAAATTGGAACTCATCGCCGGGGAAAAGGGCCTGCACCGCCTCATCAAAGAGGGCGCGATCAACCGCCCCGCGCTCGCCCTTACTGGCTTCTTCAAGTTTTTCGCCAACAAGCGCATTCAGGTCTTTGGTGCGGCCGAGATGACCTACCTCAAATCCTTGCCCCGCGAGAAGCAGGAGGAGGTGCTGCGCGGCATGGCCCGCCGCTCGGTGCCGTGTTTTGTGCTCACCCGCAACTACAACGCCACCCGCGCCATGCTGGACGTGTGCCGTGAACTCAAGTTGCCGATTATGCGCACCCCGATGATCACCCGGCATTGGGTCAACGCCGCCACCCTCTGCGTCGACAACGAGTTTGCCCCCTCCACCACCGAGCATGCCACCATGCTCGACGTGAAGGGCATCGGCGTCCTCCTGCGCGGCGACAGCGGCGTGGGTAAAAGTGAGTGCGCCCTCGCTCTCATCGAACGCGGTTACTCGCTCGTCGCCGACGACATGACCCAGATCAAACTCGTCGACGAACGCGAACTCATCGCCTCCGGACCGCCCCTCAACCGCGGTTACATGGAGGTGCGCGGCATCGGCATCATCAACGTCGCCGAAATGTTCGGCGTGAAAAACGTGCGCATGGAAAAACGCGTCGACCTCGTCGTCTCGCTGCACGAGTGGACGCCCGACGTCGTCGAAGAACGCACCGGCCTCGAGGAAAACCACTACAAGATCCTCGGCATGGATATCCCCATGGTGGACCTCTATGTGCGCCCCGGTCGCGACATTGCCCGCCTCGTCGAAGTCGCCGCCCTCGTGCAGGCCCTCAAGGACATGGGGCACGACCCCGCCAAAGAGTTCAACGATCGCCTCATTGCCCACATGGCCGGCGATTCGGAGCCGTCCAACATCACCCGGCTCTAG
- a CDS encoding DNA adenine methylase, translating to MFEDEPKFELPKARPVIGWPGGKGRLLKHILPHVPDHLVYVEVFGGGLAVFLGKPPSDVEVINDINGDLVSFYRCCKYHLDPLLDELDLVTNSRQEMEDFLRQPGLTEIQRAARWFIRNKISFGGMGETFAVSRVRPLGSRVNRLTAIRSLNRRLDRTTIENVSWEKCLDLYDHPKGFFFLDPPYLDSGGGAYKGWSELELERFAIAVHGLQAKWMVTFQDCEQVRTAFGGKRIIPIERANGIGNNHGKTGRTYREVMILSEDAPRGRRRKGGSAS from the coding sequence ATGTTCGAAGACGAGCCCAAGTTTGAGCTGCCGAAGGCGCGACCGGTCATTGGATGGCCGGGCGGCAAGGGGCGTTTGCTCAAGCACATCCTGCCCCATGTCCCGGACCACTTGGTCTACGTGGAGGTGTTTGGCGGTGGGCTCGCTGTGTTCCTGGGCAAGCCGCCGAGCGACGTCGAAGTGATCAACGACATCAACGGCGATTTGGTTTCGTTCTACCGCTGCTGCAAATACCACCTCGATCCGCTGCTCGATGAGTTGGACCTGGTCACCAACTCCCGCCAGGAGATGGAAGACTTTCTGCGGCAGCCGGGCCTCACTGAGATCCAGCGCGCGGCGCGTTGGTTCATCCGCAACAAGATCTCTTTCGGCGGCATGGGCGAGACCTTCGCGGTGTCGCGGGTTCGCCCGCTGGGCTCGCGTGTCAATCGGTTGACCGCTATCCGTTCGCTCAATCGCCGGCTGGATCGCACCACGATCGAGAACGTGTCCTGGGAGAAGTGCCTCGACCTCTACGATCACCCCAAAGGCTTCTTCTTTTTGGATCCGCCTTACCTGGACAGCGGCGGCGGTGCCTACAAGGGCTGGAGCGAGCTGGAGCTGGAGCGCTTCGCGATCGCCGTCCACGGCCTGCAAGCGAAGTGGATGGTCACCTTCCAGGACTGTGAGCAGGTGCGCACGGCGTTTGGCGGCAAACGCATCATCCCGATCGAGCGCGCCAACGGCATCGGCAACAATCACGGCAAGACCGGCCGCACCTACCGCGAGGTGATGATTCTCAGTGAAGACGCCCCGCGCGGCCGTCGCCGGAAGGGAGGGTCGGCGTCATGA
- a CDS encoding phage protease gives MNQSQISAPFLNREGEFDPDGWFHLVPKGTFPITRLEKDGVRRTYFQVIDDTAVDRIVAAFANKQQADPGYRIMVGFEHFAHQSDKSSEAACWVDAMEVRPDGVWAKGKWTDIGEAAVKNRRFRYLSPVWFPRQTETIAENRFRPVEVNDAGLTNKPNLGDALQPFWNREEFNGREASTHQPTHQNTMKDRLIALFKMDAGATDDQVIGQATAFMNRAAELDTLKGTHDTLRTTHTALENRFKTLLSSSVTAELEANKDVIPEGQQDAWKNRLEADFDGTAALLRGLKRPEKGKTHSPVHKPGKGAAAAATKTEGEDESAQDAFMNRVAEVMTKRDLDKADAIAAVASDEPDLYAAYREELNSGE, from the coding sequence ATGAACCAGAGTCAGATCTCAGCCCCATTCCTTAACCGCGAAGGTGAATTCGACCCAGACGGTTGGTTTCACCTCGTGCCCAAGGGCACCTTTCCGATCACCCGCCTGGAGAAGGACGGCGTGCGCCGCACTTACTTCCAGGTCATCGATGACACCGCCGTGGATCGCATCGTCGCGGCGTTTGCCAACAAGCAGCAGGCCGATCCCGGCTACCGCATCATGGTGGGGTTTGAGCACTTCGCCCACCAATCCGACAAGAGCAGCGAAGCCGCCTGCTGGGTGGATGCCATGGAGGTCCGGCCGGACGGCGTGTGGGCCAAGGGCAAGTGGACCGACATCGGTGAGGCGGCGGTGAAGAACCGACGCTTCCGCTACCTCTCGCCGGTCTGGTTCCCGCGCCAGACCGAGACGATCGCCGAGAACCGTTTCCGCCCCGTCGAGGTGAACGACGCGGGACTCACCAACAAGCCCAATCTGGGCGACGCGCTCCAACCGTTCTGGAACCGCGAAGAATTTAACGGCCGTGAGGCCAGCACCCACCAACCCACCCATCAAAACACCATGAAAGATCGATTGATCGCACTGTTCAAAATGGATGCCGGCGCGACTGATGACCAGGTCATTGGCCAGGCTACGGCGTTTATGAATCGTGCCGCTGAGCTGGATACGCTCAAAGGCACCCACGACACTCTCCGGACCACCCACACGGCGCTGGAGAATCGCTTCAAGACCTTGCTCTCCAGCTCGGTCACCGCCGAACTCGAGGCCAACAAGGACGTCATCCCCGAGGGCCAACAGGACGCTTGGAAGAACCGTCTCGAGGCCGACTTCGACGGCACGGCCGCGCTGCTCCGCGGCCTCAAGCGCCCCGAGAAGGGCAAGACTCACAGCCCGGTGCACAAGCCCGGCAAGGGCGCGGCCGCGGCTGCGACCAAGACCGAGGGTGAAGACGAGTCCGCCCAGGACGCGTTCATGAACCGCGTCGCGGAGGTCATGACCAAGCGCGACCTGGACAAGGCCGACGCCATCGCGGCCGTCGCGAGCGATGAACCGGACCTCTACGCGGCCTACCGCGAGGAACTCAACAGCGGCGAGTAA
- the lptB gene encoding LPS export ABC transporter ATP-binding protein: MTDTSTAAHRIETKGLVKTYGQRNVVNGVDIEASAGEVVGLLGPNGAGKTTTFYMVVGLVAATSGQVLINGRDATRLKMHERARLGLGYLPQEPSTFRKLTVAENLLAIVETLPVPRRDRASVVERHLEELHLTHVARQKAYTLSGGERRRLEIARALVTQPKFLLLDEPFAAIDPKSVAEVQRIVLSLKERGIGVIITDHNVRETLRIVDRAYLIHQGRVLTSGPGDFLIRDEQAREIYLGKDFNL, translated from the coding sequence GTGACTGACACCTCCACCGCCGCCCATCGCATTGAGACCAAGGGTCTCGTCAAAACCTACGGCCAGCGCAACGTCGTCAACGGAGTCGACATCGAGGCGTCCGCCGGCGAGGTCGTCGGCCTGCTCGGGCCCAATGGAGCTGGCAAAACCACCACCTTCTACATGGTCGTCGGCCTGGTCGCCGCGACCTCCGGCCAAGTGCTCATCAACGGCCGCGACGCCACGCGCCTCAAGATGCACGAACGCGCGCGCCTCGGCCTCGGCTATCTGCCGCAGGAGCCCTCGACCTTTCGCAAACTCACCGTCGCGGAAAACCTGCTCGCCATCGTCGAAACCCTGCCCGTCCCGCGTCGCGACCGCGCCAGCGTCGTCGAGCGCCACCTCGAGGAGCTGCACCTCACTCACGTCGCCCGCCAAAAAGCCTACACCCTCTCCGGCGGTGAACGCCGCCGCCTCGAGATCGCCCGCGCCCTCGTCACCCAGCCGAAGTTCCTACTGCTCGACGAACCCTTTGCCGCGATCGATCCCAAGTCCGTCGCCGAGGTCCAACGCATCGTGCTCTCACTCAAGGAGCGCGGTATTGGTGTGATCATTACAGATCACAACGTGCGCGAAACCTTGCGCATCGTCGACCGGGCCTACCTCATCCACCAGGGCCGCGTGCTCACCAGCGGTCCCGGCGATTTCCTCATTCGCGACGAACAGGCGCGCGAGATCTACCTCGGCAAAGACTTCAACCTGTAA
- a CDS encoding major capsid protein — MKSNVTHNPVLSATFNKFFASAAGYVGLTLAPIFRAGEQASSYYVFDRENFLNVPRLDARAPGSPYARSFMKLSDDTFNCKNYGHESPVPDEVRKKYANAFSADQAAVRRNARIILFNHEVRVKALYDGNGVPNSTPGTKWDDYADAASDPIGDVKAAKRVIQVSCGMMPNTMAISQTVYDTLTEHPAIKAKFTNTDGPISKEQLRKAFEIENLVVAGQVENTANEGQALNPAYLWGDNVVLAVTSASTDMETPNAARTFIWDGGSGEAGSRVESYREDNLKSDVHRSEHFADEKLTGAEMCYRLNSVLTA; from the coding sequence ATGAAATCCAACGTCACCCATAACCCGGTGCTCTCGGCGACCTTTAATAAGTTCTTCGCCAGCGCCGCCGGCTACGTCGGCCTCACCCTCGCCCCGATCTTTCGAGCCGGAGAGCAGGCCTCGTCCTACTACGTTTTCGATCGCGAAAACTTTCTGAACGTTCCGCGCCTCGATGCTCGTGCACCGGGCTCTCCCTATGCTCGCAGCTTCATGAAGCTCAGCGATGACACCTTCAACTGTAAGAACTACGGCCACGAGTCGCCGGTTCCTGACGAGGTGCGCAAGAAGTATGCGAACGCCTTTTCCGCCGACCAGGCGGCGGTGCGTCGCAACGCTCGCATCATTCTCTTCAACCATGAGGTGCGGGTGAAGGCGCTCTACGATGGCAACGGTGTGCCCAACAGCACGCCCGGCACCAAGTGGGACGACTATGCCGATGCCGCGAGCGATCCGATCGGCGACGTCAAGGCCGCCAAGCGCGTGATCCAGGTGAGCTGCGGCATGATGCCCAACACTATGGCTATTTCGCAGACGGTCTACGACACCCTCACCGAGCACCCGGCGATCAAGGCCAAGTTCACTAACACCGATGGTCCCATCTCGAAGGAGCAGCTTCGCAAGGCTTTCGAGATCGAAAACCTCGTGGTCGCCGGCCAGGTGGAGAACACGGCCAACGAAGGCCAGGCGCTCAATCCCGCCTACCTGTGGGGTGACAACGTCGTGCTCGCAGTCACCAGTGCCTCGACCGACATGGAGACGCCCAACGCTGCCCGCACCTTCATCTGGGACGGCGGCAGTGGCGAAGCCGGCTCCCGCGTTGAGTCCTACCGTGAGGACAACCTCAAGTCGGATGTCCACCGCTCGGAGCACTTTGCCGACGAGAAGCTCACCGGCGCGGAGATGTGCTACCGCCTCAACAGCGTGCTCACCGCTTAA
- a CDS encoding phage BR0599 family protein, with product MGTWLHNVSLSDRDCLLILPGLDYKVRPRIGVSFSTRLGEGRTGINTRSGERTVGLLALEYTYTFPVAEQAKAAEFHAALLALDPKHKLALPIEFDRLTPAEFADDDVRVFDAQHTVNYDAASGAYVLNGSGGHPSTVNLVLCTLNARPSMRLANDWEYTVTVRAEEDSPWDARVEINTLALAAWTFDPDYAHAVEDSSVWQRTAERLGRGREKALAGDDAPTMRLQRAGFTFVNRAEIRQALTFFAAKQGQAGVFTVPAFLRPEWDGTPGGEPVFQARFGNDTLWLTLENQDEARTELTFRQVPILLEGEPDQEVPLPFFAVKLQWAGSAVVHAWTDGEKPVTIDGVVYTPRAIDVKVPTETLVAGENDWEIVAHQDIPNNPLKAFPLLEFTRSMSIEIREYRAADPDGSATVRMAGKVLDAPRRNKSYYARCAIVGGRLRASVPDGTVKTTCNHTVYDGLCGVNPATFTETGEISAVNGAVIDIDVGAARAAEWFAEGYAEIGAGDTLEVRHIVRSAPIAGGTRLTLLRPLVANGEGAAVAAVAGCDLQFSTCRTKFNNRLNFYGAPHKPPYIEAVQSGIKTKIGK from the coding sequence ATGGGCACCTGGTTGCACAACGTCTCGCTGTCCGATCGCGACTGCCTGCTCATCCTGCCGGGGCTCGACTACAAGGTGCGTCCGCGCATCGGTGTCTCGTTCTCGACCCGTCTGGGCGAAGGCCGCACCGGCATCAATACCCGCAGCGGCGAGCGCACCGTGGGACTGCTCGCCCTGGAATACACTTACACCTTCCCGGTGGCAGAGCAGGCGAAGGCGGCGGAGTTTCACGCGGCACTGCTCGCGCTGGATCCGAAGCACAAGCTGGCGCTGCCGATCGAGTTCGATCGACTCACGCCGGCAGAGTTCGCCGATGACGATGTGCGGGTCTTCGATGCGCAGCACACCGTCAACTACGACGCGGCGAGCGGTGCTTACGTGCTCAACGGTTCGGGCGGTCACCCGAGCACCGTCAACCTCGTGCTCTGCACGCTCAACGCCCGGCCTTCGATGCGCCTGGCCAACGATTGGGAATACACCGTCACGGTGCGGGCCGAAGAGGACAGCCCGTGGGACGCTCGCGTGGAGATCAACACGCTGGCGCTGGCTGCCTGGACCTTCGATCCGGACTACGCGCACGCCGTGGAGGATTCCAGCGTCTGGCAGCGCACGGCCGAGCGCCTCGGCCGCGGCCGTGAAAAGGCGCTGGCCGGTGACGACGCGCCAACGATGCGCCTGCAGCGCGCCGGATTCACCTTTGTGAACCGGGCCGAGATCCGGCAGGCGCTGACGTTCTTTGCCGCCAAGCAGGGGCAGGCGGGCGTGTTCACGGTGCCGGCGTTCCTGCGGCCGGAGTGGGATGGCACCCCCGGCGGCGAGCCGGTCTTCCAAGCACGCTTTGGCAACGACACGCTCTGGCTCACGCTGGAGAATCAGGACGAAGCCCGCACCGAGCTGACGTTCCGCCAGGTGCCGATCCTCCTCGAGGGCGAGCCGGACCAGGAGGTGCCGCTCCCGTTCTTTGCCGTGAAGCTCCAGTGGGCAGGATCGGCCGTGGTTCACGCGTGGACGGATGGCGAGAAGCCCGTCACGATCGACGGGGTCGTTTACACGCCGCGTGCGATCGACGTGAAGGTGCCGACGGAGACCTTGGTGGCGGGAGAGAACGACTGGGAGATCGTCGCTCACCAGGACATCCCCAACAACCCGCTCAAGGCCTTCCCGTTGCTTGAGTTCACGCGGTCGATGAGCATCGAGATCCGCGAATATCGGGCGGCGGATCCGGACGGCAGCGCGACCGTGCGCATGGCGGGCAAGGTGCTCGATGCGCCGCGGCGGAATAAGAGCTACTACGCCCGCTGTGCGATCGTTGGCGGGCGTCTCCGTGCGAGCGTTCCGGACGGGACGGTGAAGACCACCTGCAACCACACCGTCTATGACGGGCTGTGCGGGGTGAACCCGGCGACGTTTACCGAGACCGGCGAGATCTCCGCCGTGAACGGGGCGGTGATCGACATCGATGTGGGAGCCGCCCGCGCGGCCGAGTGGTTTGCCGAGGGCTACGCCGAGATCGGCGCGGGCGACACGCTCGAGGTGCGACACATCGTGCGCAGCGCTCCGATCGCCGGCGGCACCCGGCTCACGCTTCTGCGTCCGCTCGTGGCCAACGGGGAGGGCGCGGCCGTCGCGGCCGTCGCGGGTTGTGACCTGCAGTTCTCGACCTGCCGCACCAAGTTCAACAACCGGCTCAACTTCTACGGGGCCCCGCACAAGCCGCCTTACATCGAGGCCGTGCAGAGCGGGATCAAAACCAAGATCGGCAAGTGA